One genomic segment of Leishmania major strain Friedlin complete genome, chromosome 8 includes these proteins:
- a CDS encoding amastin-like protein, translated as MACRINLLLYVISQFLAFLFVLVGTPIDMFRPHNTSRIGNTPCLTLWGGKEECYSTKYDVRSDDLWANCTDRLLQFRVAEALAVISIFVYGLAFILGFIALCCCFCLRWVCLTLNILGIGTLGVVWALMVVVYYKDDGLLCPRKKPDHLFGAGFILLLVAWSLNIIDIVFLLIECQCTDAGFFEASPQDSNEQ; from the coding sequence ATGGCGTGCAGGATCAACTTGCTTCTCTACGTGATCTCCCAGTTCCTCGCGTTTCTCTTTGTGCTGGTGGGTACGCCGATCGACATGTTTCGCCCACACAACACAAGCCGGATCGGCAACACGCCGTGTCTGACCTTGTGGGGCGGAAAGGAAGAGTGCTACAGCACAAAGTATGACGTGAGGTCGGACGATCTGTGGGCGAACTGCACtgaccgcctcctccagttCCGCGTTGCCGAAGCACTCGCTGTCATTTCTATCTTCGTGTACGGCTTGGCGTTTATACTCGGCTTCATtgcgctgtgctgctgcttttgcCTCCGCTGGGTCTGCCTGACGCTCAACATCCTTGGCATCGGCACCTTGGGCGTCGTCTGGGCGCTCATGGTGGTGGTCTACTACAAGGATGACGGCCTACTTTGCCCACGAAAGAAACCAGACCATCTGTTCGGTGCCGGTTTCATTCTCCTCCTGGTGGCCTGGAGTCTGAATATCATAGATATCGTGTTCCTGCTGATAGAGTGCCAGTGTACAGATGCCGGTTTTTTTGAAGCATCGCCACAAGATTCGAATGAACAGTAG
- a CDS encoding amastin-like protein, whose product MACRIGLLLYALLQFLAFLFVLVGTPIDMFRPHNTSRIGNTPCLTLWGYKSECYSTKYDVRSDDLWANCTDRLLQFRVAEALAVISIFVYGLAFILGFTMLFCCFCLRWVCLTLNILGIGTLGVVWALMVVVYYKDDGLDCLRESIDHQLGLGFILFVSSWCLDVLGIIVLLNLC is encoded by the coding sequence ATGGCGTGCAGGATCGGCTTGCTTCTCTACGCCCTTCTCCAGTTCCTCGCGTTTCTCTTTGTGCTGGTGGGTACGCCGATCGACATGTTTCGCCCACACAACACAAGCCGGATCGGCAACACGCCGTGTCTGACCTTGTGGGGTTACAAGAGCGAATGCTACAGCACAAAGTACGACGTGAGGTCGGACGATCTGTGGGCGAACTGCACtgaccgcctcctccagttCCGCGTTGCCGAAGCACTCGCTGTCATTTCTATCTTCGTGTACGGCTTGGCGTTTATACTCGGCTTCACTATGCTGTTCTGCTGCTTTTGCCTCCGCTGGGTCTGCCTGACGCTCAACATCCTTGGCATCGGCACCTTGGGCGTCGTCTGGGCGCTCATGGTGGTGGTCTACTACAAGGATGACGGCCTAGACTGCCTACGGGAAAGCATCGACCATCAGTTAGGCTTGGGTTTCATTCTTTTCGTGTCTTCATGGTGCCTTGATGTCCTCGGCATTATTGTCTTGCTAAACCTCTGCTAG